A region of the Clostridium estertheticum subsp. estertheticum genome:
TCTAATTGTATCTATATCCTTCTTAATAGCTTTAGTAACGGTTTTTATATCAACATTAAGTTTTATTACTTCTAATTTACCAGAAGTAATAGGAACGACTATAAATTTATATAATAAATAGCTACTTAACTAATAATACAAGATCGGGGGACTTTAATTGAAATTTTGCACTAAATGCGGCAACGAAATTATAGATGAAACACATTTTTGTACTAACTGCGGTAATGATTTACGAGAAGAATCAACTATTGAAACCGAATCAGACCAAACTGTCGATTTAGATACTGTTAATCCAGAATTAAATTATGACATGGATTTAATTACAACTAAACCTACTGACACTGCTACATCCCATTTGAAATTTTCAAAAAAAACAAAAATATTTATGTCAATATCAATAGTTTTAATAATATTAATAGTTATCATTGTTAACATTGGTAATTCTTTATCTGATCCTAGTAAAATAGTAAAAAGATTTGAGAAAGACATATCTTCAAATAATGCTTCTGATTTAGCAAGTATATTATATTGTAATGATTCTAGGCTTAAATTAGATAGTAAGAGTATTTCGCCTTTATTAGCTTACTTTAAAAGCAATCCTACATATTATGATAAAGTTGATCAAGATTTAAGAAATAATGCTTATAATCCTAAGGATATTGATAGCATAAAGTTGGTTAATACACTAACCTTATCTAGTGAAGGAAAAACCTTTTTTATTTTCCCTAAATATAAGATATATATTAAACCATCTTTTATTACTGTAACATCACCAGTTAAAGGTGTTACTTTTTCAATTAACAATACTAATATAGGTGAAAGTGATTCTGACAACTCCACCAAGGAATTTGGACCATACATTCCCGGCGCTTATACAATTTTAGCTAATTACAAAAACTTATATGTTAGTTCAAGTACTGCTTATCCTTTGAATCTTGTAACGGCTGATAACAATATAGCAAAAGTAAATGTATTAGAAGATATGAAATACATAAACATATCTTCAGATACTAATTATAACGATGCTGAAATTTTTGTTAATGGAAAAAATGTTAATGTTAAGGTTAAAGATGCTACACATTTTGGACCTATAAACAATTCTTCACAAATATATGCAACATTTGCACAAGGGGGTAAAAAACTTACAAGTAAAAACTACAAAGGTTCAAGTTTTGATACTGATCTTGCTTTAAGTTTTGAAGAAGCTAGTAGTGAATTAACGAGTGTTAAAGATAAACTAAATATTCTTTTATCACAATATAATTACGCTTTTGTAGATGCTATTAATAATAATAATCCTGCAGCAATTAATAATTACGTAGCTACTGGAAGTCAGTTATATAAACTTCAAGAAGGATATATACTTAGTACAGCTAAATCAGGAATACAAGAAACTTTTATTTCTTCCTATGTTACTAACTTCAACAACATTAGTGATGATAATAAATCAGGAAGTTTTACATCCTCAGAATCTTATATTATATATAGCAAAGATGGTCTTAGTACTCCAAGGACTCAAAGTTATGTATATGAATTTCAATATAACGATGCCTCCCAAACATACCAACTTACAAGCATAAACTAAGATATTTAAGTAAGAAAAACGTTTCTCATATATGAAAATAAATGAAATGAAATAATCATTAAATTTGATTTTTAAAAAAGAAAGATGTTTGGAATAAATTTATTCCTAGCATCTTTTTTTTCATTATACCCACGTGCCACTTGCCATGTGGGTGGCACCGTTAAGTTGTTCCGCGAACTATAATCCTCGGTGGAAAATGTATTTTTAAATTATCTATTGATTCTCCTTTTATAATATCTATTATTAGTCTACAAGCTTGCTCTCCCATACTATAAATAGGTTGCTGAATCGTTGTAAGTTCTGGTTCAATCATTTTAGATAATGTTATTCCATCGAAGCCCATTATTACAATATCTTCAGGAATTTTATATCCTCTTCTCTTAAGGGTTTTCATTCCCCCTATAGCCATTACATCGTTAGAATAAAAAATAGCATCAACAGATTTACATTCATCAATTATATGATTGGTTACTTCCATACCACCTTCTAAAGTAAATGTACTTTCAAAAATTAATGATTTATTATAAATCCCGTATTTAGTCATACTCTCTTTATATCCATCTATTCTTTCCTTATATATAGTCATTTTCTTTGGCCCAGTTACAAATACTATATTTCTTTTGTTTTTACCATATAAGTATTCTACTCCACATTGTATCCCTTGTTTATTATCAAAATAAACACCAGGATAATCTTCATACCCTTTAATATATCTATCTACAAATACAAATGGTATGTCATTTAATTTTAATAGATTTGCACTATCTTCACTTTCTTGTCCTGGTATCAAAATTATCCCATCAATCAGTTTACTTATTAAAAGTTTGACATACCTCTTTTCTTTATTTGCATTATTATCTGAATTACAGAGGAATACATTATACCCTAATTTATTTGCAAAATCTTCTATAGCTCTTGATAACTCTGAGAAGAATGGGTTTAATATGTCTGGCATAATTATTGCAATACTCCCAGACTTTTTAGTTTTTAAACCTCTAGCAACATTATTAGGAATATACCCGGTTTCCTCTATAACTTCATAAATCTTGTTTTTGGTTTCTTCACTTATATTATCGGCCTTCTTATTAATAACCAAAGATACTGTGGTTTTTGAGACACCTACTTTTTCTGCAATATCTTTCATTGTTATCTTATTCATTAGCTAACTACCTCGATTCCTCATAGAATATGCAACTATATAATCTTAATATTTCTAATATATTTCAATTATATATTAATAATCTACAGTTTACCAATAGGCATTCTCATCATTTTTATTTTTTAGTCTTTACATATAATTTTAAGTCAACTCCAACTTCCTTAGCTACAGTCGCTCCAGTTAATATTTTTTTAACATTTTCTATAGCCATACTTCCCATTAGCTTTGGTTGTTGTGCTACTGTTGCTGTCATTTCTCCGGCATCTACAGCTTTTTTTGCATCATCGCCTCCATCAAATCCAACAACTATAGCTTTTTTCCCTGAAGTACTTAATGCTTTAACAGCTCCTAGTGCCATCTCATCATTTTGTGCAAAAATAGCTTGAATATTAGAATTTGATTGTAACATGTTTTCAGTTACAGTTAATCCTTTTTGTCTATCAAAGTCTGCTGGTTGAGATGATACAACCTTTAAGTTTTTATCTACATCAACTATATTATGGAATCCTTTTCCTCTGTCTCTTGTTGCAGAAGCGCCTGTTGTTCCTTGAAGTTCTGCTATATTGCCTTTATCAGCAAGTTTTTCCTTTATAAATTTACCCGCCATTTCTCCACCTTTCACATTATCCGAAGCTATATGACAAACTACATCTCCTCCATTGGATTTTCTATCTACAGTTATTACTGGAATCTTTTCATTATTAGCTTGCATAACTGAACTTTGAGCTGCATCACTATCAACAGGATTAAGTATTATAACACTAACTCCCTTTTGTAATAAATCCTGAACGTTTGAAAGCTCTTTTGATGAATCATTTTGTGAGTCAACAACTAATAATTGATATCCTAATTCTTTAGCCTTAGCTTCAGCACCTTCTTTTAGTGTTACAAAGAAAGGATTGTTTAAGGTTGAAACAACCATACCTATTTTTTTAGAATCAGATTTTTCACTTGTAGCTGGAGTTTTAGTTTTAGCGCTAGATCCACATCCTACAAATACCCCCATTGTCATAGTTGCTATCATTGCCACTGAAACTAGTTTACATAATTTTTTCATTATATTTCCTCCTAATAATATTTATTTGATGTATTAATTAGTAGCCTTTTTCTTCTCAATTAAAACTGCCAATAGTATTACTAATCCTTTTACTATAGTTTGATAAAAAGCTGAAACATCCATAAGATTTAACCCATTACTTAAAACTCCAATAATTAACACACCTATTATTGTCCCAAATATTGTTCCTTCTCCACCTACCAAGTTTGCTCCCCCAATAACTATTGCAGCTATTGCATCTAATTCATATCCATTTCCAGCCGTTGGCGCCGCTGATCCTATTCTACTTGTAACTATAATTCCAGCGATTGCAGCCGTAGCGCCAGATATAATGTACGCCCAATTCTTAACATTATTTACACTTATACCAGATAGTCTTGATGAATCTTCATTTCCGCCGACTGCATATATATATCTTCCATATCTAGTCTGTGTTAAAAGATAGACACAAATACCAAATACAATTATGGTAATAACAACTGGAACAGGTATTCCGAGTATTCTACTATTTGTTAGTCTAATAAAGTCATTACCTAAGCCGGATATAGGATTACCTCCAGTAAATACATAAGTAACTCCCCTAAATACAGTTTGTGTAGCCAAAGTAGCTACAAATGCTTGAACTTTTCCTTTTGCAACAATTATTCCATTAATAAACCCAACTAAAATTCCTGTAAATAATGCTGCCAGTATTGCGAGTGGTATGCTCCCTGTAGTTTTTATGGTCGCAGCAGCCACTGCACCTGCTATTGCAACAATTGACCCTACAGACAAATCTATTCCACCTGTAAGTATTACAAAAGTCATACCTAATGATATAACTGCATTTACAGATATTTGAGTGAATAAATTTCTTAAATTTGATACTTGTAAAAATGTTGGTGAAATTATACTAACAATTATGCATAATATAGCTAATGCTAAAATGGATTTATATTTTAATAAATTCTCTTTTATATTCGACATATTAACCCTCCCTTGCAAATCTTATACTCTTTTTTATTCTCCAATTGCTAATTTCATTATGCTTTCTTGAGTAGCCTCTTGCCTACTTAACTCTCCAGTTATTTTCCCCTCATGCATTACCACTATTCTATCTGAAATTCCAAGTACCTCTGACATATCTGAAGAAATCATAATAACTGCTTTCCCTTCGGCTTTTAACTGATTTAATACATCATATATCTCTTTTTTTGCACCTACATCTATACCTCTTGTTGGTTCATCTATTATTAAAACTTTAGGAGACTGTATAAGCCACTTTGCTATAATAACCTTTTGTTGATTTCCTCCACTTAAATTCTTTATTAACTGGTCTTGAGTAGGTGTTTTAATTGCCAATTTTTTTATATATTCATCAACTACATTTTTTTCATCTGCTTTACTTATACGAAACATTTTCTTTTCAAACTTATCTAAAGACGCTAATGTCATATTTTGCTTTACAGATAAAGGAAGTATTAATCCTTCTTTTTTTCTGTCTTCAGATAAATACGCTATTCCGTTGTTTATTGCATCTTTAGGACAATTAATATTTACTTGTTTTCCATTCATCTCAATAGAACCACTAGTCCTCTTATATTCTCCAAAAATAACCTTTGCTACTTCCGATCTACCTGAACCCATAAGTCCCGACATTCCAAGGATTTCTCCTGCTCTTACTTCTAGATTAATTGATTTTAAAATACCTTCCAAGCAAACATCATTCAATTTTAATATAGGGGTTACATTAGTGGGTTCTTTATATGGATATTGTTCTTCCATTTTTCTTCCTACCATCATAGTTATCAAATTATCTTTACTGACATCGTTTACTTTGACCTCGCCTACATATTTACCATCTCTTAAAATATTTATTCTATCACAAATTGCAAAAATCTCGTCCAATCTATGAGATATATATATTATTGCTATATCCCTACTTTTAAGCATTTCAACAACTTTAAAAAGCTTCTCCGTTTCTGTATCTGTTAGGGCTGATGTTGGCTCATCCATGACAATTATATTAGAGTTTTTAGAAATTGCTTTTACTATTTCAAGCATTTGCATTTCCCCAATACTTATATTTTTAACATACTCCTCTGGGTCAACGTTACTCCCAATTTGTTTAAGATAATCTTTACACATAGTGTTCATTGTTTTTTTATCTAATTTTTTAGTTACTTTATTTATTTTTTCATTTCCTAAAAATAAATTTTCTGCAACAGTTAAATTTGGTATAACACTTAACTCTTGATGTATTATTGATATACCTAGTTTTTCAGCTTCTTTTACATTTTTTATATCTACTTCTGAACCTTGTATAACAACTTTGCCATCATCCTTTTGATAAACACCACCTAAGATCTTAATTAATGTGGACTTTCCTGCACCATTTTCTCCTAAAAGTGCTAGTACTTCTCCCTTATATAAGCTTAAATTTATGTTATCAAGTGCCTTTACTCCTGGAAAACATTTTGATATACCTTTCATTTCAAGGAAAGGAATTTTTTCTTCCATAATTACTCCTCCTTAAAAAATTACTCCAGATTTAAGAATTATATTCGCATAAGGAGTTTGCTCCCCTGTTCTAATTACAGCTTTACACTCATTCAACATTATTTTTAATTCCTCATGAGTTATAAAAGTAAATTTCACATTTTTAAATTGTTTTTTTATTTCTTCAAAGACTTTAGGATTATTTTCTTCTATTTCTAAGGCCAAAATTACCTCTTCTACTTGAAGTTCTAATAATACATTTTTTAATGTCTTTATAAAACTAGGGATACCTTTTGATAATGCTATATCTATCCTTTTTGTTTTATCCGGTATTGGTAATCCACAATCTCCTATGGCAATTAGATCTTTATGTCCCATTTTTGAAACTACACTAGAAATCTCTCCATTTAAAATTCCAATTTTTTTCATGTTCACTGCTCCTCATTAATTTCATTTAAAAATGGTATTGAAGCTTGTGCACCTTCTCTTTGAACTACTATAGCTGAAACTTTATTTGCAAATTTAACTGCTTCTACAAGCGTTCTAATATTTAAATTTGATTTTGTTAATTTAGTAGTTATTGCTCCTATAAACGAATCCCCAGCAGCAGTACTATCAATAGCATTAACTTTATATGCAGGTATTAACACTGCCTCTTGCTTTGATATCACCGCTGCTCCCATATGCCCTAAGGTAATAATTACATATTTAACTTTATTATCTAAAAAAGAATTTGCAGCTTGTTTTGCACTTTCTAAATCTTGAACATTTACTCCTGTAAGGGTTGTAGCTTCTGTTTCATTAGGAACTATAATATCTGTGTACGCAAACAACTCTTTAGGAATTTTTTTTGCTGGGGCCGGGTTTAAAATTGTAATAACCCCCTTTTCTTTTGCAAATTTAAACGCTTCCATTGTAACTTCAATTGGTGTCTCAAATTGTGCTACTATTATGTCACTACTCGCTATAACTTCTTTGCACTTATCTATTTCTACTAAATTAAGAGCCATATTTGCGCCTGCTACAACTATAATTGAATTATCACCTTTATTATCTACTGTAATTATTGCTGTGCCTGTTGGCTTAAGATCATCATTAAATATGTTATTAACATTTATCCCTTCTTTTTCTAGGGCATTTACTATTTGAAGACCATTAGAATCTTGACCTATTTTGCCTATCATATATACCTCTGCTCCTAGCCTTTGCGATGCAACTGCTTGATTAGCACCTTTGCCGCCATGTGCTAATTTGAAGTTTTCACTAAAAATAGTTTCTCCCACCAGTGGCATTCTATCTATAGAAACCACCATATCCATGTTAATACTTCCAAGGATACAAACCTTATTCATAACCTCACCTCATTTTTAGTTAACCGATTAAGTAATTCGATTAACTAAATTATAAAACCTTATTAATTATATGTCAATGGTTCTTACTATATTTATTGTAATTGTTTTCATAAAGTTAACCTTTATGTCTTATAAAACTACTAGCAGCCCAAGCCGCTAGTACTTTAAATGTTAAAAAAAGTTCACTAAGTTTACTATGGACAAATTCTTTCTACTGAATAGTTTTAGGCACTGACTTTATGTCTTTGTAAATAAAATTATGCAGTTGAGCTATAGTTGTCTTCATGTCAGCAACCAAATACCAAACTTTATCTATTGTTTTCCCTACACTATAGCCATCCACTGGAAATCTGTCCTGCTCCAATGTTGTTGTATTAGATGTAAGCACTTTT
Encoded here:
- a CDS encoding zinc ribbon domain-containing protein, translated to MKFCTKCGNEIIDETHFCTNCGNDLREESTIETESDQTVDLDTVNPELNYDMDLITTKPTDTATSHLKFSKKTKIFMSISIVLIILIVIIVNIGNSLSDPSKIVKRFEKDISSNNASDLASILYCNDSRLKLDSKSISPLLAYFKSNPTYYDKVDQDLRNNAYNPKDIDSIKLVNTLTLSSEGKTFFIFPKYKIYIKPSFITVTSPVKGVTFSINNTNIGESDSDNSTKEFGPYIPGAYTILANYKNLYVSSSTAYPLNLVTADNNIAKVNVLEDMKYINISSDTNYNDAEIFVNGKNVNVKVKDATHFGPINNSSQIYATFAQGGKKLTSKNYKGSSFDTDLALSFEEASSELTSVKDKLNILLSQYNYAFVDAINNNNPAAINNYVATGSQLYKLQEGYILSTAKSGIQETFISSYVTNFNNISDDNKSGSFTSSESYIIYSKDGLSTPRTQSYVYEFQYNDASQTYQLTSIN
- a CDS encoding LacI family DNA-binding transcriptional regulator, encoding MNKITMKDIAEKVGVSKTTVSLVINKKADNISEETKNKIYEVIEETGYIPNNVARGLKTKKSGSIAIIMPDILNPFFSELSRAIEDFANKLGYNVFLCNSDNNANKEKRYVKLLISKLIDGIILIPGQESEDSANLLKLNDIPFVFVDRYIKGYEDYPGVYFDNKQGIQCGVEYLYGKNKRNIVFVTGPKKMTIYKERIDGYKESMTKYGIYNKSLIFESTFTLEGGMEVTNHIIDECKSVDAIFYSNDVMAIGGMKTLKRRGYKIPEDIVIMGFDGITLSKMIEPELTTIQQPIYSMGEQACRLIIDIIKGESIDNLKIHFPPRIIVRGTT
- the rbsB gene encoding ribose ABC transporter substrate-binding protein RbsB, translating into MKKLCKLVSVAMIATMTMGVFVGCGSSAKTKTPATSEKSDSKKIGMVVSTLNNPFFVTLKEGAEAKAKELGYQLLVVDSQNDSSKELSNVQDLLQKGVSVIILNPVDSDAAQSSVMQANNEKIPVITVDRKSNGGDVVCHIASDNVKGGEMAGKFIKEKLADKGNIAELQGTTGASATRDRGKGFHNIVDVDKNLKVVSSQPADFDRQKGLTVTENMLQSNSNIQAIFAQNDEMALGAVKALSTSGKKAIVVGFDGGDDAKKAVDAGEMTATVAQQPKLMGSMAIENVKKILTGATVAKEVGVDLKLYVKTKK
- a CDS encoding ABC transporter permease subunit — its product is MSNIKENLLKYKSILALAILCIIVSIISPTFLQVSNLRNLFTQISVNAVISLGMTFVILTGGIDLSVGSIVAIAGAVAAATIKTTGSIPLAILAALFTGILVGFINGIIVAKGKVQAFVATLATQTVFRGVTYVFTGGNPISGLGNDFIRLTNSRILGIPVPVVITIIVFGICVYLLTQTRYGRYIYAVGGNEDSSRLSGISVNNVKNWAYIISGATAAIAGIIVTSRIGSAAPTAGNGYELDAIAAIVIGGANLVGGEGTIFGTIIGVLIIGVLSNGLNLMDVSAFYQTIVKGLVILLAVLIEKKKATN
- a CDS encoding sugar ABC transporter ATP-binding protein; protein product: MEEKIPFLEMKGISKCFPGVKALDNINLSLYKGEVLALLGENGAGKSTLIKILGGVYQKDDGKVVIQGSEVDIKNVKEAEKLGISIIHQELSVIPNLTVAENLFLGNEKINKVTKKLDKKTMNTMCKDYLKQIGSNVDPEEYVKNISIGEMQMLEIVKAISKNSNIIVMDEPTSALTDTETEKLFKVVEMLKSRDIAIIYISHRLDEIFAICDRINILRDGKYVGEVKVNDVSKDNLITMMVGRKMEEQYPYKEPTNVTPILKLNDVCLEGILKSINLEVRAGEILGMSGLMGSGRSEVAKVIFGEYKRTSGSIEMNGKQVNINCPKDAINNGIAYLSEDRKKEGLILPLSVKQNMTLASLDKFEKKMFRISKADEKNVVDEYIKKLAIKTPTQDQLIKNLSGGNQQKVIIAKWLIQSPKVLIIDEPTRGIDVGAKKEIYDVLNQLKAEGKAVIMISSDMSEVLGISDRIVVMHEGKITGELSRQEATQESIMKLAIGE
- the rbsD gene encoding D-ribose pyranase, coding for MKKIGILNGEISSVVSKMGHKDLIAIGDCGLPIPDKTKRIDIALSKGIPSFIKTLKNVLLELQVEEVILALEIEENNPKVFEEIKKQFKNVKFTFITHEELKIMLNECKAVIRTGEQTPYANIILKSGVIF
- the rbsK gene encoding ribokinase, whose amino-acid sequence is MNKVCILGSINMDMVVSIDRMPLVGETIFSENFKLAHGGKGANQAVASQRLGAEVYMIGKIGQDSNGLQIVNALEKEGINVNNIFNDDLKPTGTAIITVDNKGDNSIIVVAGANMALNLVEIDKCKEVIASSDIIVAQFETPIEVTMEAFKFAKEKGVITILNPAPAKKIPKELFAYTDIIVPNETEATTLTGVNVQDLESAKQAANSFLDNKVKYVIITLGHMGAAVISKQEAVLIPAYKVNAIDSTAAGDSFIGAITTKLTKSNLNIRTLVEAVKFANKVSAIVVQREGAQASIPFLNEINEEQ